The Mycolicibacterium boenickei genome has a segment encoding these proteins:
- a CDS encoding DUF6285 domain-containing protein, whose translation MSNLYGRPTAAELVAAVAEFLDSEVRDGDSVAAPVKFQARVAANALRMVERELSAGQAASAAEAALAGVGFADEAALAAAIRAGDLDDRADDVTACLRVLVRQRLAAAHPGYDEQ comes from the coding sequence GTGAGCAACCTGTACGGACGGCCGACGGCGGCCGAGTTGGTCGCCGCGGTCGCGGAGTTCCTCGACAGCGAGGTGCGCGACGGAGACTCGGTCGCGGCTCCGGTGAAGTTTCAGGCCCGCGTGGCGGCCAACGCCCTGCGCATGGTCGAACGCGAACTGTCGGCCGGTCAGGCCGCCTCGGCGGCCGAGGCGGCCTTGGCCGGGGTCGGGTTCGCCGACGAGGCAGCGCTCGCGGCAGCGATCCGGGCCGGCGACCTCGATGACCGGGCCGACGACGTCACCGCCTGCCTGCGGGTCCTGGTACGTCAACGGCTCGCCGCCGCGCATCCGGGATACGACGAGCAGTGA
- a CDS encoding class I SAM-dependent methyltransferase has protein sequence MNSTPAHSLFDEAYESRTAPWVIGEPQPAIVELERTGRLGGKVLDVGCGAGEHTMLLTRLGYDVLGIDFSEQAVAQARDNAAQRGIDAHFAVADATRLGETEGPRYDTIVDSALFHVFDDVDRPRYVASLHRAARPGATVHVLALSDAGRGFGPQVSAEVIRQAFADGWELEALDTTTYRGVVGPAHAEALGEQVGARVDEPAWLARIRRL, from the coding sequence ATGAACTCCACGCCTGCACATTCGCTGTTCGACGAAGCCTACGAGTCCCGTACCGCGCCATGGGTGATCGGCGAGCCGCAACCGGCCATCGTCGAGTTGGAACGCACCGGCCGCCTGGGCGGCAAGGTGCTCGATGTCGGCTGTGGCGCTGGTGAACACACCATGCTGCTGACCCGCCTCGGGTATGACGTGCTCGGTATCGACTTCTCCGAACAGGCCGTCGCCCAGGCCCGCGACAACGCCGCGCAGCGGGGTATCGATGCGCACTTCGCCGTCGCCGACGCGACCCGGCTCGGTGAGACGGAGGGCCCGCGGTACGACACGATCGTCGACAGTGCGTTGTTCCACGTCTTCGACGACGTCGACCGGCCGCGCTACGTGGCCAGCCTGCACCGGGCCGCCCGTCCGGGTGCGACGGTGCACGTGCTGGCGCTGTCCGACGCGGGCCGTGGGTTCGGACCCCAGGTCAGCGCCGAGGTGATCCGCCAGGCCTTCGCCGACGGGTGGGAACTGGAGGCGCTGGACACCACGACATACCGCGGCGTGGTGGGCCCGGCCCATGCCGAGGCGTTGGGCGAGCAGGTCGGAGCCCGGGTGGACGAGCCGGCGTGGCTGGCCCGGATCCGCAGGCTCTGA
- a CDS encoding nuclear transport factor 2 family protein, with translation MSRTEVEIVDDVAHRLFDAIERGDKAGVAQLWADDVAVWHAGDARDNDRSRALKVIDWFINATRERRYEVLDRQFFAGGFVQQHVLHAGARDGTLIALRVCIVIKVGTDGLIHRIDEYFDPKDIAPLLT, from the coding sequence ATGTCCCGCACCGAAGTCGAGATCGTCGACGACGTCGCGCACCGCCTGTTCGACGCGATCGAGCGCGGCGACAAAGCCGGGGTGGCCCAGCTGTGGGCCGACGATGTCGCGGTATGGCACGCCGGCGACGCCAGGGACAACGACCGCAGCCGCGCGTTGAAGGTCATCGACTGGTTCATCAACGCGACCCGCGAGCGCCGATACGAGGTGCTCGATCGGCAGTTCTTCGCCGGCGGATTCGTCCAGCAGCATGTCCTGCACGCCGGAGCACGAGATGGCACATTGATCGCATTGCGAGTGTGCATCGTGATCAAAGTGGGTACCGACGGTCTGATCCACCGCATCGACGAGTACTTCGATCCGAAGGACATCGCGCCGCTGCTCACCTGA
- a CDS encoding YceI family protein: MATTSDILTASAGNWTLVPDRSAVTFRNKTLWGLATVTGRFTEFTGEGSAGAGVSGRVAIAATSVRTGIGKRDDHLRSADFFDVAAHPEITVEVTGLEPSDDRLRLTTVLTVRGVSKPVELPVDVQTLDDGTLRLSGRCEVQRDDFGVSGDLLGMVGPKTVLSGELVFTRV, encoded by the coding sequence ATGGCCACGACCAGCGACATCCTGACCGCGAGCGCCGGAAACTGGACGCTGGTCCCGGACCGATCCGCGGTGACATTCCGGAACAAGACGCTGTGGGGCCTGGCGACGGTCACCGGACGCTTCACGGAGTTCACCGGGGAAGGCTCCGCCGGGGCCGGGGTGAGCGGCCGGGTGGCGATCGCGGCGACATCGGTGCGTACCGGCATCGGAAAGCGGGACGACCACCTGCGATCGGCCGATTTCTTCGACGTCGCGGCGCATCCCGAGATCACCGTGGAGGTGACCGGTTTGGAACCGTCGGACGACAGGCTGCGCTTGACAACGGTCCTCACGGTTCGCGGAGTGTCCAAGCCGGTCGAATTACCGGTCGACGTGCAGACCCTCGACGACGGCACGCTGCGGCTGTCAGGCCGGTGCGAGGTACAACGAGATGACTTCGGCGTGTCGGGCGACCTGCTCGGGATGGTCGGCCCGAAAACCGTCCTTTCGGGTGAACTTGTGTTCACCCGAGTCTGA
- a CDS encoding Rv3143 family two-component system response regulator has product MAGPAPLRILVYSDNPRTREQVRLALGKRVHPELPELEYVEIATAPMVVARMDAGGIDLAILDGEATPAGGMGVAKQLKDEVANCPPVLVLTGRPDDAWLASWSQAEAAVPHPIDPIRLGDAVVSLLRAPVQ; this is encoded by the coding sequence ATGGCCGGCCCCGCGCCGCTGCGCATCCTGGTGTACAGCGACAACCCGCGCACCCGCGAACAGGTACGTCTCGCACTGGGCAAACGGGTGCATCCGGAACTACCCGAACTGGAATACGTCGAGATCGCCACCGCACCGATGGTGGTCGCACGAATGGACGCGGGCGGCATCGACCTGGCCATCCTCGACGGTGAAGCCACCCCGGCCGGGGGCATGGGAGTGGCCAAACAACTCAAGGACGAGGTCGCGAATTGCCCGCCCGTCCTGGTGTTGACCGGACGACCCGACGATGCCTGGCTGGCTAGCTGGTCACAGGCCGAGGCAGCGGTGCCCCACCCGATCGATCCGATCCGGCTGGGTGATGCGGTGGTGTCGCTGCTGCGCGCCCCGGTTCAGTAA
- a CDS encoding NADH-quinone oxidoreductase subunit A, translated as MNLYTPILVLGAIAAAFAVVSVGIALVIGPRRYNRSKLEAYECGIEPMQPGAAGVTGQRMPIRYYLTAMLFIVFDIEIVFLYPWAVAFDSLGLFALVEMLLFMLTVFVAYAYVWRRGGLNWD; from the coding sequence ATGAATTTATACACGCCCATCCTGGTTCTCGGAGCGATCGCGGCCGCGTTCGCCGTGGTTTCCGTGGGGATCGCGCTCGTCATCGGTCCGCGCCGCTACAACCGGTCCAAGCTAGAGGCCTACGAATGCGGGATCGAGCCGATGCAGCCCGGGGCCGCCGGTGTGACCGGCCAGCGCATGCCGATCCGCTACTACCTGACCGCGATGTTGTTCATCGTGTTCGACATCGAGATCGTCTTTCTCTATCCGTGGGCGGTGGCGTTCGACAGCCTCGGTCTGTTCGCCCTGGTGGAGATGCTGTTGTTCATGCTCACGGTGTTCGTGGCATACGCCTATGTCTGGCGGCGAGGGGGCCTGAATTGGGATTAG
- a CDS encoding NuoB/complex I 20 kDa subunit family protein, with amino-acid sequence MGLEERLPGGILLSTVEAVAGYVRKGSLWPATFGLACCAIEMMSTAGPRFDIARFGMERFSATPRQADLMIVAGRVSQKMAPVLRQIYDQMAEPKWVLAMGVCASSGGMFNNYAVVQGVDHVVPVDIYLPGCPPRPEMLLHAILKLHDKIQQMPLGVNREEAIREAEQAALSITPTIELKGLLR; translated from the coding sequence TTGGGATTAGAGGAACGTCTGCCCGGTGGAATCCTGCTCTCGACGGTGGAGGCAGTCGCAGGCTACGTGCGTAAGGGGTCGTTGTGGCCGGCCACCTTCGGTCTGGCCTGCTGCGCCATCGAGATGATGTCGACCGCCGGGCCACGTTTCGACATCGCCCGGTTCGGTATGGAGCGCTTCTCCGCGACGCCGCGGCAGGCCGACCTGATGATCGTGGCGGGCCGGGTGAGCCAGAAGATGGCCCCGGTGCTACGCCAGATCTACGACCAGATGGCCGAGCCGAAATGGGTGCTGGCCATGGGCGTTTGCGCCTCCTCTGGCGGGATGTTCAACAACTACGCCGTGGTCCAGGGCGTCGATCACGTGGTGCCCGTCGACATCTACCTGCCTGGGTGCCCACCACGACCGGAGATGCTGCTGCACGCAATTCTGAAGCTGCACGACAAGATTCAGCAGATGCCGCTCGGGGTGAACCGCGAGGAGGCCATCCGGGAGGCCGAACAGGCCGCACTGTCCATCACGCCCACCATCGAACTCAAAGGCCTGCTGCGATGA
- a CDS encoding NADH-quinone oxidoreductase subunit C — MSTANGNDTSTGQGPEVIGTRRGMFGASGTGDTSGYGRLVRSVALPGSSPRPYGGYFDEVVDRLAEILGEERYAVSIERVVVHRDELTLEVSRVQLPAVASILRDDPQLRFELCLGVSGVHYPDDTDRELHAVYPLMSITHNRRIRLEVAAPDADPHIPSLYAVYPTTDWHERETYDFFGIVFDGHPALTRIEMPDDWVGHPQRKDYPLGGIPVEYHGAQIPPPDQRRSYN; from the coding sequence ATGAGCACGGCCAACGGAAACGACACGAGCACCGGTCAGGGTCCCGAGGTGATCGGGACGCGCCGCGGCATGTTCGGCGCCTCGGGAACGGGCGACACCTCCGGTTACGGCCGGCTGGTGCGGTCGGTCGCGCTGCCGGGCAGTTCTCCCCGACCGTATGGCGGGTACTTCGATGAGGTGGTCGACCGGCTCGCCGAAATCCTCGGTGAGGAGCGCTATGCCGTGTCGATCGAGCGCGTGGTGGTTCATCGCGACGAGCTGACCCTGGAGGTCAGCCGAGTTCAGCTGCCGGCGGTGGCCAGCATCCTGCGGGATGACCCCCAGTTGCGGTTCGAGCTCTGCCTGGGCGTGAGTGGGGTGCACTATCCCGACGACACCGACCGCGAACTGCACGCGGTGTACCCGCTGATGTCGATCACCCACAACCGCCGGATTCGGCTGGAAGTCGCAGCGCCCGACGCAGATCCGCACATTCCGTCGCTGTATGCGGTGTATCCGACGACCGACTGGCACGAACGCGAGACCTACGACTTCTTCGGCATCGTGTTCGACGGACATCCGGCGTTGACCCGGATCGAGATGCCCGACGACTGGGTCGGCCATCCCCAGCGCAAGGACTATCCGCTGGGCGGCATTCCGGTCGAATATCACGGCGCACAGATTCCGCCGCCCGATCAGCGGAGGTCCTACAACTGA
- the nuoD gene encoding NADH dehydrogenase (quinone) subunit D, producing MSTESPVVVVGGQDWDDVVAAAREHAGERIVVNMGPQHPSTHGVLRLILEIEGEIITEARCGIGYLHTGIEKNLEYRNWTQGVTFVTRMDYLSPFFNETAYCLGVEKLLGITDDIPQRASVIRVMLMELNRISSHLVALATGGMELGAMSAMFYGFREREEILRVFESITGLRMNHAYIRPGGLAADLPDDAVSQVRALLDLLPKRLGDLEDLLNENYIWKARTVGVGYLDLTGCIALGITGPVLRSTGLPHDLRRTQPYCGYQDYEFDVITDDRCDSYGRYIIRVKEMRESLKIVEQCVDRLEKMGDGPVMISDKKLAWPADLKVGPDGLGNSPEHIAKIMGHSMEGLIHHFKLVTEGIRVPAGQVYVAVESPRGELGVHMVSDGGTRPYRVHYRDPSFTNLQAVAAMCEGGMVADAIAAVASIDPVMGGVDR from the coding sequence ATGAGTACCGAATCCCCCGTCGTGGTGGTCGGCGGACAGGACTGGGACGACGTGGTGGCCGCGGCGCGCGAGCATGCCGGCGAACGCATCGTGGTCAACATGGGCCCGCAGCATCCGTCGACCCACGGCGTGCTGCGGCTGATCCTCGAGATCGAGGGCGAGATCATCACCGAAGCCCGTTGCGGTATCGGATATCTGCACACCGGCATCGAGAAGAACCTGGAGTACCGCAACTGGACGCAGGGTGTCACGTTCGTCACCCGGATGGACTATCTCTCGCCGTTCTTCAACGAAACGGCGTACTGCCTGGGTGTGGAGAAGCTGCTGGGCATCACCGACGACATCCCGCAGCGGGCCAGCGTGATCCGGGTGATGCTCATGGAGCTCAACCGGATCTCCTCGCACCTGGTGGCGCTGGCCACCGGCGGAATGGAGCTCGGCGCGATGAGCGCCATGTTCTACGGGTTCCGGGAACGCGAGGAGATCCTGCGGGTCTTCGAGTCGATCACCGGCCTGCGGATGAACCATGCCTACATCCGGCCGGGCGGACTGGCCGCCGACCTACCCGACGATGCGGTGAGCCAGGTTCGGGCGCTGCTCGACCTGCTGCCGAAACGCTTGGGCGACTTGGAGGATCTGCTCAACGAGAACTACATCTGGAAGGCCCGCACCGTCGGGGTCGGATATCTCGATCTGACCGGGTGCATCGCGCTGGGGATCACCGGTCCGGTTCTGCGCTCCACCGGACTGCCCCACGATCTGCGTCGCACACAACCGTATTGCGGTTACCAGGACTACGAATTCGACGTCATCACCGACGACCGCTGCGACTCCTACGGCCGGTACATCATTCGGGTCAAGGAGATGCGGGAATCGTTGAAGATCGTCGAGCAGTGTGTGGACCGACTCGAGAAGATGGGCGACGGTCCGGTGATGATCTCCGACAAGAAGCTGGCCTGGCCGGCCGATCTCAAGGTCGGCCCGGACGGACTGGGCAACTCCCCCGAACACATCGCCAAGATCATGGGCCACTCCATGGAGGGGCTGATCCATCACTTCAAGCTCGTCACCGAGGGCATCCGGGTACCGGCCGGGCAGGTGTACGTCGCGGTGGAGTCCCCGCGCGGCGAGCTCGGGGTGCACATGGTCTCCGACGGTGGCACCCGCCCCTACCGCGTGCATTACCGCGACCCCTCGTTCACGAATCTGCAAGCGGTGGCGGCGATGTGCGAGGGCGGCATGGTGGCCGACGCCATTGCCGCGGTGGCGTCGATTGATCCGGTCATGGGCGGGGTGGATAGGTGA
- the nuoE gene encoding NADH-quinone oxidoreductase subunit NuoE — MKEVFLELGQRPDEAGPPINGPAAYPEEVTARLTAEAEQVTARYPDARSALLPLLHLVQAEDGCLTPAGIDFCAALLGLTDAEVTAVATFYSMYRRTPTGDYLVGVCTNTLCAIMGGDAILDALQDHLDIHAGETTDDGRVTLEHIECNAACDYAPVVMVNWEFYDNQTPSSARDLVDGLRGGTPPAPTRGAPLCTFRETARTLAGLTDPHAAGGSPGAATLAGLHEARKRGMSAPETGPTS; from the coding sequence GTGAAGGAAGTGTTTCTTGAACTGGGGCAACGCCCCGATGAAGCGGGCCCGCCGATCAACGGGCCCGCGGCGTATCCGGAGGAGGTGACGGCCCGGCTCACCGCCGAGGCCGAGCAGGTCACCGCCCGCTATCCCGACGCCCGCTCGGCGCTGCTTCCGCTGCTGCACCTGGTGCAGGCGGAGGACGGCTGTCTCACCCCCGCCGGAATCGATTTCTGCGCAGCGCTGTTGGGCCTGACCGACGCCGAGGTCACCGCGGTGGCCACGTTCTATTCGATGTACCGGCGCACCCCTACCGGCGACTACCTGGTCGGCGTGTGCACCAACACGTTGTGCGCGATCATGGGCGGCGACGCGATTCTCGATGCGCTGCAGGATCATCTGGACATCCACGCCGGCGAAACCACTGACGACGGACGGGTCACCCTGGAGCACATCGAGTGCAATGCGGCGTGCGACTACGCCCCGGTGGTGATGGTCAACTGGGAGTTCTACGACAACCAGACTCCGTCGTCGGCACGGGATCTGGTGGACGGCCTGCGCGGCGGGACCCCTCCGGCGCCGACCCGCGGGGCACCACTGTGCACGTTCCGGGAAACAGCTCGCACACTGGCCGGGCTGACCGACCCGCATGCCGCGGGCGGCTCCCCCGGGGCCGCTACCCTGGCCGGTCTTCACGAAGCGCGGAAACGCGGAATGTCGGCTCCCGAGACAGGTCCGACCTCATGA
- the nuoF gene encoding NADH-quinone oxidoreductase subunit NuoF, with the protein MTALTPVLSRFWDEPEPWTLDTYRRHDGYRGLQRALAMGPDDVIALVKDSGLRGRGGAGFPTGTKWSFIPQGEEGAGAKPHYLVVNADESEPGTCKDIPLLLTTPHFLVEGVIIAAYAIRARHAFIYVRGEVVPVLRRLQAAVAEAYAAGYLGTDILGSGFDLELTVHAGAGAYICGEETALLDSLEGRRGQPRLRPPFPAVAGLYACPTVVNNVESIASVPPIMVNGVDWFRSMGSEKSPGFTLYSLSGHVNRPGQYEAPLGITLRELLDYAGGVRDGHTLKFWTPGGSSTPLLTAEHIDVPLDYEGMASVGSMLGTKALQIFDETTCVVRAVRRWTQFYAHESCGKCTPCREGTYWLAQIYARLEEGAGTRADIDKLLDIADGIFGKSFCALGDGAASPVMSSIKYFRDEYVAHLDGGCPFDPHASTLMATEGAGA; encoded by the coding sequence ATGACCGCGCTGACCCCGGTACTGAGCCGATTCTGGGACGAACCGGAACCGTGGACGCTGGACACCTACCGCCGCCACGACGGGTACCGCGGGCTGCAGCGGGCACTGGCGATGGGGCCGGACGACGTGATCGCACTGGTGAAGGATTCGGGACTGCGCGGACGCGGCGGCGCCGGTTTCCCGACCGGGACCAAATGGTCGTTCATCCCGCAGGGTGAAGAGGGGGCCGGAGCCAAACCGCATTACCTCGTCGTCAACGCCGACGAGTCCGAACCCGGTACGTGCAAGGACATTCCGCTGCTGCTGACCACGCCGCACTTCCTGGTCGAGGGGGTGATCATCGCGGCCTACGCGATCCGGGCCCGCCACGCCTTCATCTACGTCCGCGGTGAGGTCGTCCCGGTTTTGCGGCGACTGCAGGCGGCGGTCGCCGAAGCCTACGCGGCCGGATACCTGGGCACCGACATCCTGGGTTCGGGTTTCGACCTGGAGCTGACCGTGCACGCCGGCGCCGGCGCCTACATCTGCGGTGAGGAGACCGCGCTGCTCGATTCCCTGGAGGGCCGTCGCGGCCAACCGCGGCTGCGCCCACCGTTTCCCGCGGTGGCGGGCCTGTACGCATGCCCGACCGTGGTCAACAACGTCGAGTCGATCGCCAGCGTGCCGCCGATCATGGTCAACGGGGTGGACTGGTTCCGGTCGATGGGCTCCGAGAAATCCCCTGGTTTCACGTTGTATTCGTTGTCCGGTCACGTGAACCGGCCCGGTCAGTACGAGGCGCCGCTGGGGATCACCCTGCGCGAACTGCTCGACTATGCCGGCGGTGTCCGCGACGGTCACACCCTGAAGTTCTGGACCCCGGGTGGTTCGTCGACACCGCTGCTCACCGCCGAACATATCGACGTACCCCTGGATTACGAGGGCATGGCGTCGGTCGGGTCCATGCTCGGCACCAAGGCGCTGCAGATCTTCGACGAGACCACCTGCGTCGTGCGGGCCGTGCGCCGCTGGACCCAGTTCTACGCCCATGAGTCCTGCGGGAAATGCACACCGTGTCGCGAGGGCACGTATTGGCTGGCCCAGATCTATGCCCGGCTGGAAGAAGGTGCCGGAACCCGGGCCGACATCGACAAGCTGCTCGACATCGCCGACGGCATCTTCGGAAAGTCGTTCTGTGCGTTGGGAGACGGTGCGGCCAGCCCGGTCATGTCCTCGATCAAGTACTTCCGTGACGAGTACGTGGCGCACCTGGACGGGGGCTGCCCGTTCGATCCGCACGCCTCGACATTGATGGCGACCGAAGGGGCAGGTGCGTAG
- a CDS encoding NADH-quinone oxidoreductase subunit G — protein MTLAEPTKDTPPVEMVSLTIDGHEISVPKGTLVIRAAELMGVQIPRFCDHPLLDPVGACRQCLVEVEGQRKPMASCTTTVMPDMVVHTQYSSEAADKAQRGVMELLLINHPLDCPICDKGGECPLQNQAMSNGRPETRFEDVKRTYPKPINISAQVLLDRERCVLCARCTRFSAQIAGDPFIELLERGALQQVGIAPGEPFQSYFSGNTVQICPVGALTGTAYRFRARPFDLVSSPSVCEHCASGCAQRTDHRRGKVLRRLAGDDPEVNEEWNCDKGRWAFTYATAGDRITTPLIREDGALRPASWSEALTVAGASLLAAGANTGVLVGGRCTVQDAYAYSKFARMVLGTNDIDFRARPHSGEEAEFLAARIAGQPMTLRYAELEKAPTVLLVGLEPEEESPIVFLRLRKAARKNGLQVLAVAPLASRGLTKMAGTLIPTVPGTESAALDALASDERLQRPGAVILVGERLATSPGALSAALRLSAATGARIGWIPRRAGERGALEAGALPNLLPGGRPVDDADARAQTAAAWNASDLPATAGRDTGAILAAAGDGTLSALIVGGVEITDLPDPAAAVAALRATPFVVSFELRESEVTELADVVFPVAPAVEKGGAYLNWEGRIRPFEPALRTNAIPDLRVLHYLADEIGVDLGLTGPEAADTELARLGTWSGSRAAAPSAVPGPAPAPGPGQAVLASWRLLLDAGRLQDGEPYLAGTAVSPVARLSPATAAELGVTSDDPVTVSTDRGAITLPLTVTEMPDRVVWLPTNSPGTAIHRQLGVTAGAVVSIGRADS, from the coding sequence GTGACATTGGCCGAGCCGACGAAGGACACCCCGCCGGTGGAGATGGTGTCACTCACCATCGATGGGCACGAGATCAGCGTTCCCAAGGGCACGCTGGTGATCCGCGCCGCCGAGCTGATGGGTGTCCAGATCCCCCGGTTCTGCGATCACCCGCTGCTCGATCCGGTCGGGGCGTGCCGGCAGTGCCTCGTCGAGGTCGAGGGCCAACGCAAACCCATGGCCTCGTGCACCACCACAGTCATGCCGGACATGGTGGTGCACACCCAGTACAGCTCCGAAGCGGCCGACAAGGCACAGCGCGGCGTGATGGAGCTGCTGCTGATCAACCATCCGTTGGACTGCCCGATCTGCGACAAGGGCGGCGAATGCCCGCTGCAGAACCAGGCCATGTCCAACGGGCGCCCCGAGACCCGGTTCGAGGACGTCAAGCGGACCTACCCGAAACCCATCAACATCTCCGCACAGGTCCTACTCGACCGCGAACGGTGCGTGTTGTGCGCACGCTGCACCCGGTTCTCCGCACAGATCGCCGGTGACCCCTTCATCGAATTGCTGGAACGCGGTGCGCTGCAACAGGTCGGGATCGCCCCCGGTGAACCGTTCCAGTCGTATTTCTCCGGCAACACCGTGCAGATCTGCCCGGTGGGTGCGCTGACCGGCACGGCCTACCGGTTCCGGGCCCGGCCGTTCGACCTCGTCTCCAGTCCCAGCGTCTGTGAACACTGCGCGTCGGGCTGCGCCCAGCGCACCGACCATCGACGCGGAAAGGTGCTGCGCCGCTTGGCCGGCGACGACCCCGAGGTCAACGAGGAGTGGAACTGCGACAAGGGCCGCTGGGCGTTCACCTATGCGACGGCCGGTGACCGCATCACCACACCGCTGATCCGTGAAGACGGTGCGCTGCGGCCGGCGTCGTGGTCGGAGGCGCTGACGGTCGCCGGAGCGAGCCTGCTGGCCGCAGGTGCGAACACCGGTGTGCTGGTGGGTGGGCGCTGCACGGTGCAGGACGCCTACGCGTACTCGAAGTTCGCCCGCATGGTGCTGGGCACCAACGACATCGACTTCCGCGCCCGGCCCCACTCTGGCGAGGAGGCGGAATTCCTCGCGGCGCGCATCGCGGGGCAACCCATGACATTGCGCTACGCCGAACTGGAAAAGGCGCCGACCGTCCTGCTCGTCGGGCTGGAGCCCGAAGAGGAATCCCCGATCGTGTTCCTGCGGCTGCGCAAGGCAGCCCGCAAGAACGGCCTGCAGGTACTCGCCGTGGCACCGCTGGCCAGCCGTGGACTGACCAAGATGGCGGGCACGCTGATCCCTACCGTCCCCGGGACCGAATCCGCCGCGCTGGACGCGCTGGCGTCCGACGAGCGGCTACAACGCCCCGGCGCGGTGATCCTGGTCGGTGAACGCCTGGCCACCTCACCCGGTGCCCTGTCGGCCGCGCTGCGACTCTCCGCGGCCACCGGCGCCCGGATCGGCTGGATTCCACGCCGGGCCGGTGAACGCGGCGCGCTGGAGGCCGGCGCCCTGCCCAACCTGCTGCCCGGTGGACGGCCCGTCGACGACGCCGATGCCCGCGCCCAGACCGCAGCCGCCTGGAACGCCTCCGACCTGCCTGCCACCGCGGGCCGCGACACCGGCGCCATCCTGGCGGCGGCCGGCGACGGAACGCTCTCTGCGCTCATCGTCGGCGGCGTCGAGATCACCGACCTGCCCGACCCGGCCGCGGCCGTGGCGGCGCTCCGGGCCACCCCCTTCGTGGTGAGCTTCGAACTGCGTGAGAGCGAGGTCACCGAGCTGGCCGACGTGGTCTTCCCGGTGGCTCCGGCAGTGGAGAAGGGTGGCGCATACCTCAACTGGGAGGGCCGGATTCGCCCGTTCGAACCGGCGTTGCGGACCAACGCCATCCCCGATCTGCGCGTCCTGCACTACCTGGCCGACGAGATCGGCGTCGATCTCGGATTGACCGGACCCGAAGCCGCCGACACCGAGCTGGCCCGGCTCGGCACCTGGAGCGGTTCCCGGGCCGCCGCACCGTCGGCAGTGCCCGGTCCTGCGCCTGCCCCCGGCCCCGGGCAGGCCGTGCTGGCCAGCTGGCGCCTGCTGCTCGACGCCGGACGGCTACAGGACGGGGAACCGTACCTGGCCGGTACCGCCGTCAGCCCCGTAGCGCGGCTGTCCCCGGCCACCGCCGCCGAACTCGGTGTGACATCAGATGATCCGGTGACCGTCAGCACGGACCGAGGCGCCATCACGTTGCCGCTGACGGTGACCGAGATGCCCGATCGGGTGGTGTGGCTGCCGACCAATTCCCCGGGAACGGCGATCCATCGCCAGCTCGGAGTGACCGCCGGGGCAGTGGTGTCGATCGGGCGGGCCGACTCATGA